The genomic DNA TGTGAGTGTATCACAGCCACTCTGGCGTGTGCGAACAGAAACTAAAACCTTGTGTAGAATACGACCCTTACCTCGCCTCTGTTTAATTTATTCCCTATTGCACCCAGTGGCGAAGGATTAGGATGGGAGCCTAGCTGTTCAGCTCCAAATTGTTTGCCAATCGCAAGTTGGTCGACCAGTTTTGTCAATTCTACACTTGATTTTTCATACTGGGGTAAGTATAAAATTTCCATGATCATATGCACATATCCCATCTTGCATCACTTGATTAGGCTCTTATGTTTCGTTTCATGGAATGGTCGAAGGCAGCATGACTGCTCAGATTACCCAAGATGGGCAACAAGAGCAACGGAACCTATCCAATGGCATTCTGCTCACAATCAAAAGTTCCCATTTGGGCGATCTTGATTTCCATAACCTCAGTATTAAAATCATTAATGCTTCACCTAATGCTCGCTTGACCGTGACTCGGGTCAGTTTCAGCGGGTCTTTTTATAACAATGCACGCGGATATGATCGATACGTTGTTCCAAGTAATGATCGAGTACTACATTATGTTGGATTCTCCCGTCGTCCAAGTGCTGTTAGTTCGCCATCTCCAGCTACGTATGAGTCTAATACTGTGGGAGACAACGCATACATGCATTGGAACGGTTAGTTTATGTATTCAGCCCAATAGCTGTATCTTACCAACTCACACCCTCATATAGGTACAATGGCCCTGCTGTACGGACCATGTGGTCCATCCAACGGGATCATGCGTGTGACTATTGACGGCAAGGAGTACACTTCGAATACATACAAACCTTTCCCATCGGATGACTGTCTACTTTTTCAGTCCCGTAGTGTGTCACCGTATACCTATCACGAACTTGAGGTCGAAAATCTTGACGGCCGGACAATTTCCGTTAACCGGATAGAAATCATACGAGCCACAACGATCAGGTCAGAAGGTTCAAGTAACACGGCCGTAGAGATTATGGTGATCGTGCTGTTTGTCATTATGTTGTCCACGGGTGTAGTAGTGCTTTATACGGCCATGACGAGGAAGCCTACAAAGAAGGTTTTTGATGAGTCCCTCAAGCCCCTCCTGAGGTGATGGGATTTTTGTTTTCACCGCTATGGAGCCAGCTACAAGTAGCATCGTTGAATAGGATGTGTTATCAAATGCGTGACACTCGAAATATGATATCATGTGACATTCGATAGGATGCAACCAACTTATGTATGCCTGCTGGAGCACCATTCGAGAGCCATGTGGAACCGTACAATCAAATACGTGTTGAAAATTTCACGAATACAGCCTACAGGCCAGCATGGATAAACCTACTATCACATGTCCACTCTGACCATATACAGGGTTTAAACGCTCCTACCTTCTCCTCACAAGTCATATGTAGCAAAGACTCAAAAAGcatgcttcttcttctaGAGTCAGTAGATAATAGGGTAAAATTTGACAAAGGAGTTATAAGTCAGAGGAAAAGAACTTTTGCTGCACTACAACGCAGCGGGAAGAATTATCGAGATTTGCTGGTGGGTCATCTCTGGAGCCTTGATCCCAGCGTGACCAAATTCGTTCGACATAGCTTACCCTTCCTTTAAACACACCCACAAAACTCGATATCGGTCCAAGCGAAACCGTTATGATCACGCTGTTGGACGCGAATCACTGCCCGGGCTCGGTGATGTGTGCCACATTTGTTCATGCGAATAGGTGAACGTCGCTCACCCGCTTGACAATCTCAGGTTTCTAATCGAAGGGAAGCGTGGCATTGTTCTGCACTCCGGTGATATTCGTGCGGAACCCGCAGCGATCTCTCAAGTTGTTCAAAATATTCATATTGCACCTTACCTTTTCACTGAGAGCcagcagaggaagaagctcgAGGCCGTTTACCTTGATACTGCCAGTTTCATCGGTACCCAAGTAGTTCCTTCCAAGGTATATTGGTATACTTTTACTTACCTTAATCCGGTCTTTCTTGTCCAGTATGACAGGCTAGTGCTGTAAGAGGCCTATTGGATATGATGGAGATGTACCCCGAAGATACTTTGTTTTATATTAATATCTGGACGTGGGGATAGCAGAGCGGTTCAGCACAAGGGTATGATTTATTTATATCATTATATATTTCCTGACAGTCTCTTTTATCAGATACACGTTGGCCGCCATAAATATCTTATCCTTTGCTCACTCAAACACTACCAGCCATCCCCTTCCTTCTCAAATCAGGTGTTACCGGATATATTCAAAACAATCTTAACTTGCGATGAGCATGTCACACGATTTCATGCCTGCGAACGATGTAACCAGTGCACAACTATCCAACCTGAAAGGCCAGAGCCAAAACGTAGAACACACTGTAACAGTATGGTCAAGCCAGATCGGAATAAACGAGTTGTGTGGGTAAATCCTGGGGTTATAGCTTCCCCTAGCTGGGAATCTTATATTGAAGAAGTAAACCAACAACTCAAGATGGGCAACTTTGTGGACACATTAAAACTCCCTTTAAGTAGACATTCTACCTTGGTAAAATTTTCCTCCTTCGTAGCTTCCACTAGTAGCCTCGGGTTATCTTTATTATCTAGACGGAACTACAATCATTAATTACCCTCTTGCGTCCCAAGAATGTATATCCAACCACTCTGGTACCGTCTTTAAAGGGTCTCGATTGGGCGTGTCTCCCTGGAGTATTCGCCGAGAGCCTATCTTCTGATGGATACGAGACACTCCGGCGTTCCACACTGGATGGATTGAAGCAACTGTTCCCTGGCATCGACCTGATGCCAGAAGGAATGGAAAAGCGAATGGAACGAGTACTAAGCAAATCTGGCCATCCAGACGTAGAACACGAGAATGCGTTTGGATCAGACGAAGTCGAGTGGACCGAAGCTCGACTCCAGCGCGTCAAAAAAACGAAAGAACACATTGAAACTTACTTGCTATGGCTGTTTGGCCGCCGTGATACTCCAACTTTGGCGGTCGCGGTAAACACCTTCCCCGCTATTACTTCCCCCACTACAACACCAGCTGTGGATGTAAACATACCTCAGGGACTGTGCCTTACCTGCGCCAACTGCTCTACCTGCCGCCCCCAGCCCACATACCCATCCCTGAGGAAGTTTTCAGAAACTGGAGTCAAGTCTATAGAAAATTTGAATTCTTATATAAGGTCAGGGAGCCTGTCGTTACCTCACACGAGCTCCTCGAACGTGCATACAACTCACTCAGAGATCCTTCCGCCCTACCATAACGAATAAGTAGTAGTTTCGCCTGACTCACCAGAGCTTCGCCATAACGGTCATCCGCCCCCGATTGCTCTTAGGACTTCAAGTGACGTGAGCGTCCCGAAAAACGATTGAGATCTGGCCCTGCAAAACTACGCCAAAATCTACCTCTTAATATCGAGGATCTCGAATTAAAAGGGCCCTTTTCTGTATTGTCAGATCGAATGCCAACTAAATTAGACTCCCATGCCTCATCATTATTGTCTCAGTCTGACTCAAGTAACAACATGTTCAAAGCAACCCTCGAGACGTTGGCACAGCTTCATACTACACTGAAAAATTCGGAGACATCTCTAGGCCCGAGGCTTACTATAATCGATTCATGCCGCCCCCATATTGTAATTCCTACTCGGACCGCTGGGGGCTCATTAAATAGGCGTCTGATCCAAAACACCGACCATTGGCGCGGGAATGCTACGACCACATCGACGAACACGAGTTCATCAACGGCTACCTCCCAAACCCCTGTTACTTTTGCCGAGTCAGATGCACGCGAGCGACGACGTATCTCAAAGCTGAAGGAACGAGACATTCGGGCACAGTTGGCCAAGCTCCCTCCCGGATTTTCCAAGGCGTTAGTTGAGACCAAGTCGAAGTCTGGTTCTCAATGATGTTTTCATCTTTTCGGGAATAGGTTCGCTACCCCTTTCTTCCAAAAATTAACCCACTCGAGAGCATAGGAGTAGGTTCTAATGAGAACTTGATTCATATATCGTCGCTTGGTGTAATTgtttatatatatgtatCTACGATTTGGTTATTGATATACTAAATTTCACAGTTCACTTGTTTCCTTCCCGGAAGCTGTTGCGGGTATGAACAATGGAGATGGGAAGTTACTCCTCGGGAGGGTTTTCGAACTCATCAGGGTTGTTATTTCGGAAATTCTTGAACGCATCAAGTCCTTGCTATATGATGTTCACGTGTAAATGTCTGTTCATCCATATTCACTAATTAAACGTACCTGATAACCGTGCTCGTACTCCCAAGCATGACCTCCTTCGCCCTGCCCTCCGTGCTATGGGTGCATATATGATGAATGCGCAGTTTTAGATATGGCTACAAGATGAATATACCTCGTCGATATGCTCTTGCAACCTCTGCTCTGCAAGCTCGCCATCCTCCTCGTTGTTTCCGGCACCCCAGCCATGGTCAAAGCCTGTCTCAAAGCGCCAAAGCTCAAGCTCAGGGTTATCGTGATTTTCGTCCCAGTATGCGACATGGCGTTCTTTCAGGAGATTATTAGATGGAACAGCACTTGAAAAGTCGCAGAGTCAAAACCCACCCTTGTGCGCCTCACGCTCCTCGTCGCGCTGTTCTATAAAACCACCCCATTGGACCATATTGGGAAATTAACAAATTATTGGTTGAGAGTGAATAGTGTGTGTGTGGTGAATTGTAAGTCTTCCCCTGTCAAACCGACGCATTTTATGTGCCCTCGGGTTAGCAAACATGTATCTTTCGGCGGTGCAAAACGACCTCCTAAGCACGTAATTCCAGGCGACAATACTAAGGAAGAGCTCGGCTTTGGTATCGGGCTGCCGTACATCCCAATTGCCTTCTATACAACATCCCTATATCAAGTACAGTTCAGCAAGTATTTTCGTAAATATGCGAGGTCCGAGTTGCGCTAGTAGGACATTGCATCTGATGTGCCGGCAGCATTGCCGTTATTGCATCATTTATGAGTCTACGACCGCCGTCAGGTGGACAAGGGCGGTATGGGGCCATTGATTTATATCACCAGTTCACGGCAGTAGAAGTTAGCTATAAGTCTTGTCCGCAGCACCGCTTAGGCGTTCGGCCCTTTGAATGAGATAATCAACTTAGCTCAATAGAAGCATATGGAAACCCAAGGATGACTTGATGTGCATACAGCCTGTTTACCTGGCTTCGGTAGGCTCCCATAAAGCGAACATCATGTACTAAATGCTGATAAATATGAACCATAAGTTACACCTCGGGCTCAAAGCAAATGGCCAACGACCACCAGGTTATCCCATCATACAATTTTGTCAAGTAAAACTTGACATGGCGGAAGAGCCTTTTGACTGTGCGTACATAGCGCATGCTCCTTCTATTGACTGGAAGCTGGAACTTATAAGAATATATTGACGGGCAATTCCCTTTCAAGCCAGCTCTAAAATAAGTTTACACAATTATATTCGATGGCATTCAGCGTCAAGAATCTTGTTAACCCAACAAAGTATGATAAATTAAACCATTCAATAGAACGGTCTACTTGGGGAATGTGGTTCGCGAGCATTTGGTACCAGAGCAGCTCGTAGCACAATAAACCGCATTTTTCGTGCAGGTTGCTGTATATGCAACGCATTTAGGCACCTGCAATAATGGGACCTTTCTGTAGCACTCGTCGCCTTGTTTCTTGCAGATTGCCGCCGAAGTTCTGTCGATACAATTCGCATTGGTAACCAGAATCTAAAACTAAAATGCGACTTACAAGCAAGTAGCCTGGTTGTTGAAGGGTCGCAACGGGGCCGCACACCAATTGCCTATCTTCAAGTCGCATGCTTGTGGTGCGGCACCACATAAGCGAACCTTGCCAACACTCGGATCGTGGTCGCTCGCACGGAGTGCAGTGGTCTCCCTCCAGGTGTTCACATGGACGTGATCCCACTCAACTTTGATCTTGGTGGAGTTCCAGATGGCGGGTGAGACAAGAGCATGATCAAGTTGTTGAGTGTTCATGTCGAAAATATAGGTATAGCGCTCTACTGGATCGCGGTTAACTACAACGTCGAGGTCGCGCATGCCAACGGAATAGTATGGGTCGAAGGCAACCGGGGTAGACAGGAACTCGTTGAAGTCGCCCGCAATCATGATATTGGCAGCTGGGTCGGCATCAAGGATGGTTTTGATAAATGCCTATCAAGAAGGTGGGTAAGTGGCAATAAATAAATTTAATATGAACTTACTGAGGTAACTTTAGCCTGCGCAACACGGGCCTCGATCGCACCATTGGCGGGAGTGCGCCAGTCGCCCTCGATAGGAGAAGAGCCGCCTTTGGAGGCTTGGTGCACATTGATAGACCAAAGTGTGGCGTTTGTAGCACGAACTCGGAAGTGGGCGACAAGAGGTTTGCGAGAGCTAACAAAAGCAGAGTTCTCGGGAGAGACAAGGACTGGGTTGAAACTAGAAGAATGTGAATAAATATACTTGATATCGTCTTGAAAGCTATGTGAGCATACTTGATGGTAGTGTTTGAACCAGTCCCAGTAACAACCGCACTGTCGTTTGCAGTCCCCTGACGGAAATTGATAATCTCGAGAACTTCGGGCTTGTATATGAAGGCCGGACGGATGTTCCCTCCTGGTTCGCCACCATTCTGGACAGGTTCAATACCATTAGAATATTTTCATTGGGAGCCACAAATCAAACTCACAGTACCATCAATAGGATCCACTTGTGCCCAAGAGTAGTTAACACCGGCTCCGCCATTCGCAATGCTTGCATTGTGGATGGCTGCCACGAGTGCATCAAGTGTACCTTTAGCGCTCGTCGTCCCATCATTGGTCGCACCATTCTCATCTTGGATCTCTTGGAGCCACATCACGTCTGGCGTCTTTAGGTATTGCACAATATGCGATGCGATGACGGGGAGATGAGCATCCTTGGGGTCCAAGTTTTCAACATTGTAGTCGCCGAGTGTGAGAGTGGAGCAATTCTCTGAATCAGCAGTGGAGTTGGAGGAGAACTCAGTCGGCACTGGGTTGTATTCTGGAGCAGAAATGACCCGAGGTGCAGTGAGGGGAAGCACGCGATAGGTGTCAAAGGCATAGGTGAGTATACCGGTGATATCAGTTAGAGTGCTGCCGAGCCGGAGGCCAGTAGAGTTGGCGGCTGCAGGAGGATTTCGAGTACCATCAAGTGGGGAGCCGACTGCGATCGCCTCAGGGTTTGCATCGGTGGCACCGGTGGCATCTAAAAAGAAACATGAATAAATGAATAAATATGATAACTGAATAATCTGCTCACCTGAGGTAATGGTCAAACCACCTCGCTTGTTTTTCCCGGTTACTTTCCAGTCACCATGGGTCCAAAAATCACCATATGTGTTTGGAAATCCAAGGGCGACTGGCGATCGAACAGTAACAAGAGTTCCTACCAGGCTCTGCCAATAATCAAGTCCATAGACAGCGGGCTGGAGAGTGATATTGGAGGTCGAAAGCTGTGACTGGTTATTAGGGAAACCGAATACGTTCCCGCCGTCAAGAGAGGTGTACTGCTCGGTAGGTGGGCCGGGCcggtctttgccaatcacGATTGGAGTGACGGTGTTATTCGAAGAGAGTACTGTGATGTTGGTCGGGGACGTGAGCTCGGTAAGGAAAATATTATCGGTATCGGCTGCAGCCCGATAAAGTGCAACACGAGCGCTACCCAAAGATACGATATCCCCCACCGTAACTTGGCCACGCACCGTAGTCGATGTGGAAAAGACATAAATTCCACTGGACCCAACACTTGTAGTATTGCCGACATCGGCCAGCCAAAAACCAGAAGGTCCCTTTGCGGTCACAAGCCCTTGTACCGCAACAGTTTGACCAGCATACGGTGAGCCATACCCGTTCCCGTTGATCGAGGCGATAGAGACGCCCTGGGCAGCAACAGCGGCAATACCTCCAGAGATTGATAGTAAGCGACCGAGCACCATCTGCGCTATCCGGATATGATCTCCCAGCCTCCGATCCACTTCCTTATATGCGTCCCCGACTAATTGATGCATCTTCACGGTCGCGGCGCCTTCTTCCCCGCACCACGCGCTCGATTCCAGCCAAGTCGATCACGTGTGTATAAGAAGCCTCCTTGATAGGCAAATTACCGCGCGTTTGTGGAGAGCCGGTTTATCTGGTATCTCTGCAGTCCTTCTTAATTACCTTATCTCGTATAAAAGACGTATTAGCTTGGTGGTTCGAAACACATTACAAGGGATATGTGGTAAATTTTGCTTTGCCATACACACAGTCCCTATTCACAGTCTAAGAAAAGTTAGCAGAGGTAAGCTGTCTTTTGACAGGCTCATGTGGTCGCTTACCAGAGGAATTCCTTGCGACGCACGTTTGTAAGCCCAAATTTTCTACCCATGTGCACATTGGTCATACCCATCTTCTTGTACCTGGGGTGGTACATTTTCCATAGTTGAGAAGTGATGGGCCTGGAGCGTCCTGGTTTACCATACGTATTCGAGACCTTTTAATGAAAACACAGGGCATACCTATTCAAGGTTAAGGTCCTCGAGCACCCATATTCATCGCGGAGCGCCGCTCTTCTTCAAAAGAATATTGGACCTCGTTTGTTGATTCGACGGTCTCGCCAGTTTGATTCAGTCGTTCGATCTTGGCTTCCCAGGCGCGAAGATGGATGAATCCAACAACCTCTTGGCTAAGAAGAATCTCGGTGTAGATCGCAAAACCTTCATCTCAATCGTCTATTCCTCACTCTCTGGGGGAGACAATTGAGCATTCTATTCCGGTATTCAAAATTCCCAGTCGTGGGTGGAAACTCAATCCAAGACCAGATGATGTAAGTTACAAGGCCCAGACAGGTCATGTGGTGCCAGGCAAATTTCTCTGCAATGAATTTTTGGCAACACTCTTGAGCCCTAGCTATATATAGTTGTTACTGTGGGTTATGACACCTCTGTGCGTTGATAGTCAAAAATTCTGCCTCTAAATAGCTGTATTATATCTGTTTACGCAAATATCACCGATTCGAGATAGGATTCCTCTATAGAAACAGGAGGTGTTCAAAGAAAATACTGAGACATCATTACGAGCACTCTCGATAACTTTGCGCTTGTTCAGTCTGTACTTCGTTTCTCGTAAGCTTCTTAGCTCTTTCTTAAGCACCTAGGGATAACTTACTGAATCATAGCGCCGTGGATTGTGTATTCAATAATTCAATTGTCTAATGGTTCTCAAAAGTATAAAGTAGCCTAAGCTTTGTAACCGCCTCATAGATTTGGCTGGTTTACGTGTATGTGTATTACCACCTTATGGTCTTACATGCCGAGGGCGGTATACGCACCCTCCGATAACGACATTGGTGTCCAATGCCAAACCTTACTGTTTGGTCCTGGGCTGGGTTTTCCCCAAAAATGCACCACAATTCAAAACATCTTTGCCAATCCTCCGGTCATTCGCCCACTTTGTTCATTATATTATATACAGTACACCCACTCCATAGTAATGAATGCGTTAACCATGGACAGAGGGAAGCTATATCTAAGTACCTCAGCGTCCTGAATATCTTTTTCAGGTCGTTAAACACCTTTGCGTGGTTCTCAACTTCGGGCTCTGTGGGGAACTCTATTGGAGGTGATCATGTGAGTCCGTAACCCGTTCGGAAATCTACCAAACTTGATGGTTGTGATGCTGATCTCCGGACCGATGAGTTTTCCGGACTCGGACACGGACTCGGACAAAGAAGGAAATGGAGAACGGCGGCTGCGACAGAGTAGCGGACCAGGCACAGTCATTTCAATGAAATTCGGGCACCAGGGCTAAAAGGATAATAATATACGTAGGCTTGGCGTCCGATCGGGGGCGCACAGTTTTGGCCGAATCAATTCGCGACCTGAGCTGGAGGTTGTCCATGTCAAAGAGGCTTGTTCCTCCCCCCTGAACCTCGAAACCTATAAGAGTCGATGGCCCATATGCAGAGCTCCCATCGCCTCTCAACTTTTGATTCTCTGTACGAGATCGCCACCTTCCCTTGCACCGCTACCCCGTAGGCGTTTGTCTACGTACCACACTCTCTTAACCACTTTCCTTGAGCTTGTGAACCTTCCCTTCTTTTCGCTATGTACTTCAGTGTTAAATCTCTCGCTGCTGCCCTCGTCGCATTCGCTGCAGCGACTACTGCTGCCCCTTCCGAAAAGCGTGCAATTTGTGCCAACCCAGTCACATATGTCGAATGGCGTTCGCTCCCGCAAGCACAGCGCGACTCGTTCCACAACGCTGTCAAATGTCTCCGGACAAAAAGGGACGTGAACGGGAGGAACGTATTTGATACCTATCCCAGCGTCCACAATAATGTTTTCAGCAACGGCAAGTTATTCTTTAAAGCGGTACATACGAGCATATATATTGACTATTTTGCCTCTGTCAAGTCCACTATGTGGCCAACTTTCTTCCTTGGCATCGTTGGTTCTTGCATCTTCGTCGCCTGGATCTGACCGATTGTGGATACACTGGACCCGTCCCGTAAGTCACCACTCATTCTGCTAGCATTTAATTTTGATGAGTATTCAATTAGTTACTGGGACTGGACTATCGACTCTGGCAAATTAGCCACCTCCGACATCTGGGATCCCGTTAGCGGATTTGGGGGTAATGGTAACGCTCGTACCCGTTGTGTTGAAAACGGGCCATACGCATCCCCTGGGTTTCAAGTGTGTAATGTCTCCAATTATCAGTTCGATCCCCCAAGCTGAACGCGACTTATTTCCAGCTTACCTATCCTAACCGGCACTGCTTAGCTCGCCGTTTCAATAACGGGAATATACGAGATTCGAGGATCGGGAATATGCAAGGCTCACTC from Rhizoctonia solani chromosome 16, complete sequence includes the following:
- a CDS encoding endonuclease/exonuclease/phosphatase family protein is translated as MVLGRLLSISGGIAAVAAQGVSIASINGNGYGSPYAGQTVAVQGLVTAKGPSGFWLADVGNTTSVGSSGIYVFSTSTTVRGQVTVGDIVSLGSARVALYRAAADTDNIFLTELTSPTNITVLSSNNTVTPIVIGKDRPGPPTEQYTSLDGGNVFGFPNNQSQLSTSNITLQPAVYGLDYWQSLVGTLVTVRSPVALGFPNTYGDFWTHGDWKVTGKNKRGGLTITSDATGATDANPEAIAVGSPLDGTRNPPAAANSTGLRLGSTLTDITGILTYAFDTYRVLPLTAPRVISAPEYNPVPTEFSSNSTADSENCSTLTLGDYNVENLDPKDAHLPVIASHIVQYLKTPDVMWLQEIQDENGATNDGTTSAKGTLDALVAAIHNASIANGGAGVNYSWAQVDPIDGTNGGEPGGNIRPAFIYKPEVLEIINFRQGTANDSAVVTGTGSNTTINFNPVLVSPENSAFVSSRKPLVAHFRVRATNATLWSINVHQASKGGSSPIEGDWRTPANGAIEARVAQAKVTSAFIKTILDADPAANIMIAGDFNEFLSTPVAFDPYYSVGMRDLDVVVNRDPVERYTYIFDMNTQQLDHALVSPAIWNSTKIKVEWDHVHVNTWRETTALRASDHDPSVGKVRLCGAAPQACDLKIGNWCAAPLRPFNNQATCLTSAAICKKQGDECYRKVPLLQVPKCVAYTATCTKNAVYCATSCSGTKCSRTTFPK